The nucleotide sequence GTGAGTATGGGAATGATGAGAATGAGTAATAACCTGACCATCTTCTAAAGTGTGGGTGTGGGAATGATGATCATGACTATGATGATGATGTTCTTCTAGGGTTTTTTTGCCGCTTTGAGGGTTGGTAATAGTTACTTCACTATCATCTGAACATCCACAAGTTACACACATATTTCTTCTATCTCCATTTCTTTAATTTTTAATTCTTGCCCTTGAACGATTTCTAGTTCTGCACTGCCACAGCGATCACAAATTCCAAAGGGTTGAGAAATTCCTGTATGAAAGCCGCATTGACGACATTTTCCTAAACCCGGAATTTCGACAATTTCTAAGGTTGCCCCTTCTAAAACTGTGTCTTGACAACAAACATCAAAGCAGAAGCGAATTGCTTCCGGCATAATGGCTGAAAGTTGACCAATTTCTAAGGTTACTCGTTTGACGGGTACTCCTCTAGCGTGTTCAGAGACGATCGCTACAATATTTTGAGTAATTCCTAATTCGTGCATGATTTTCTAAATTGATTTTTGATATTTATCCGCAGCCTCT is from Gloeothece verrucosa PCC 7822 and encodes:
- the hypA gene encoding hydrogenase maturation nickel metallochaperone HypA, encoding MHELGITQNIVAIVSEHARGVPVKRVTLEIGQLSAIMPEAIRFCFDVCCQDTVLEGATLEIVEIPGLGKCRQCGFHTGISQPFGICDRCGSAELEIVQGQELKIKEMEIEEICV